In the Brassica napus cultivar Da-Ae chromosome A7, Da-Ae, whole genome shotgun sequence genome, one interval contains:
- the LOC125576564 gene encoding probable calcium-binding protein CML46 yields the protein MTANHLYCLITMEKSSLSQCKHSSSSSFLVEFFLIGFFRWVSFAQIFFSRFCHLPQHQHCVSEKKSKDLEIQSLIKYGNGLCIEDAEMVMQSLGLFTDQESEGLQKHYSSEELSNLFEEQEPSLEEVKQAFDVFDENRDGFLDPIDLQRVLSILGLKQGSNLENCRRMIRSFDGNKDGRIDFHGFVKFMENNFC from the coding sequence ATGACTGCAAACCACTTGTACTGTCTTATAACCATGGAAAAGAGTTCCTTGTCCCAATGCaaacactcttcttcttcttctttcctgGTGGAATTTTTCCTGATCGGTTTTTTCAGATGGGTTTCTTTCGCTCAGATCTTTTTCTCCAGGTTCTGTCATCTTCCTCAACACCAGCATTGTGTTTCGGAGAAGAAGAGCAAAGATCTTGAAATCCAGAGTTTGATCAAATATGGTAATGGTCTTTGTATAGAAGATGCAGAGATGGTGATGCAAAGCTTAGGACTTTTCACCGACCAAGAAAGCGAGGGACTTCAGAAACATTACAGTTCAGAGGAACTATCGAATCTGTTTGAAGAGCAAGAACCGAGTTTGGAGGAAGTGAAGCAAGCTTTTGATGTCTTTGATGAAAACAGAGATGGGTTTCTTGATCCCATAGATCTGCAGAGAGTTTTGTCAATCCTTGGTTTAAAGCAAGGATCTAACCTTGAGAACTGCAGAAGAATGATCAGATCATTCGATGGAAACAAAGATGGAAGAATCGATTTCCATGGATTTGTGAAATTCATGGAGAACAACTTCTGCTGA
- the LOC106352675 gene encoding cullin-1-like → MMARTIDFAQGWRIMQIGITKLEKHVEGLPGNSINSEQYIKLYTTVYVMCTQKPPHDHTEKLYNKYCEVLEEYTKSTALPSLRKTYDDEYMLLRVLLERWSIHKKMVRRLSRIFHYLDRYFVYRNSLLSLEEVGLACFVDMVYNTLQRRVREAVIAIVDKEREGDDTGIDRALLENIKDIYVEIGMGNMTRYEQDLESFMLEGTASYYSRKASRWIQEYSYFDYIRKSEECVKKEKKRMSHYLYASSEPELVKKVEHELFVVYANKLLEKKHSEFREIAGGLEPITNMFKQHVEDTDGQDTAAIRKVIEVHDKYIVYVTKCLENQTIFHKSLKEAFKFFCSKAVSGSSLSAESLATICDRIIILKKWASEELSDEAIEKVVKFLAYISDDKDLFAEFYKKKLARRLLLNRDASDDHERGIITKLKQQFGGNFTYKMEGMVTDLTLSRQNQNSFDEYVASNPAAKPGIDFNVTLLTTSVWPSYKTFDVNLPSEMVKCVEIFKVFYEAKHKRRKLTWLHSLDTCHINGKFDQKPIDLIVSTHQAAVLLLFNTRDQLNYTDIQTQLNLSHEDLVWVLHSLSCAKYKILIKEPATETVSKTDVFEVNSKFTSRMSRVKIPLSHVDERKKVVEYVNNDRRYAIEASIVRIMKGKKVLGHEQLVSECVKQLSGMFKPDVKAIKTRIEELIARDYLERDKMNPNMFRYLA, encoded by the coding sequence ATGATGGCCAGGACGATTGACTTTGCGCAAGGATGGAGAATTATGCAGATTGGTATCACTAAGCTGGAAAAGCATGTGGAAGGACTTCCTGGGAACTCAATTAATAGTGAGCAATATATAAAACTTTACACGACTGTCTACGTTATGTGCACCCAGAAACCTCCTCATGATCACACAGAGAAGCTTTATAACAAGTACTGTGAAGTACTTGAGGAATATACTAAGTCGACAGCTTTGCCTTCTCTAAGGAAGACCTATGACGATGAATATATGCTGCTGCGAGTACTTCTTGAAAGATGGTCTATCCATAAAAAGATGGTTAGACGCCTATCCAGGATCTTCCACTATCTTGACCGTTACTTCGTTTATCGCAATTCACTCCTATCTCTGGAAGAAGTTGGATTAGCATGCTTCGTTGACATGGTTTATAACACGTTGCAACGCAGGGTCAGAGAAGCTGTGATAGCTATAGTTGATAAAGAACGAGAAGGTGATGATACTGGTATTGATAGGGCGTTACTTGAAAACATTAAAGACATTTATGTAGAGATTGGAATGGGTAATATGACAAGATACGAACAAGATTTGGAGAGCTTCATGCTTGAAGGTACAGCGTCTTACTATTCTCGCAAGGCATCAAGATGGATTCAAGAATATTCTTACTTTGATTACATTCGGAAGTCTGAAGAATGTgtaaagaaggagaagaagagaatgtcTCACTACCTTTACGCAAGCAGTGAGCCAGAGCTGGTTAAGAAAGTAGAGCATGAGTTGTTTGTAGTGTATGCAAACAAGCTTCTTGAGAAAAAGCACTCAGAGTTCAGGGAAATTGCGGGAGGCTTGGAACCTATAACAAACATGTTCAAGCAGCATGTTGAAGACACAGATGGTCAAGACACGGCTGCAATCAGAAAAGTGATTGAGGTACATGATAAGTACATAGTCTATGTCACCAAGTGTCTCGAGAATCAAACCATCTTTCACAAGTCCTTGAAAGAGGCATTTAAGTTCTTCTGTAGCAAAGCAGTGTCTGGAAGCTCTTTAAGTGCTGAATCACTGGCAACAATTTGTGACAGAATTATAATTCTCAAGAAATGGGCAAGTGAGGAGCTGAGTGATGAAGCTATTGAGAAGGTGGTCAAGTTTCTTGCGTATATAAGTGATGACAAGGATCTTTTTGCAGAGTTTTACAAGAAGAAGCTGGCACGTAGGCTGCTATTGAATCGTGATGCTAGTGATGATCATGAGAGAGGGATCATTACAAAGCTCAAACAACAGTTTGGTGGGAATTTTACTTATAAGATGGAGGGAATGGTGACAGATTTGACATTGTCAAGACAAAACCAAAACAGCTTCGATGAGTATGTAGCCAGTAACCCTGCTGCAAAACCAGGGATTGATTTTAACGTCACTCTTCTTACAACTAGTGTTTGGCCAAGTTACAAAACGTTTGACGTGAATCTACCTAGTGAAATGGTCAAGTGTGTTGAAATTTTCAAAGTGTTTTATGAAGCCAAACACAAACGTAGGAAACTTACTTGGCTCCACTCACTAGACACTTGTCACATCAACGGAAAGTTCGATCAAAAGCCCATTGATTTGATCGTGTCGACTCACCAGGCTGCTGTGCTTCTGCTTTTTAACACAAGGGACCAACTGAACTACACTGACATCCAAACTCAACTGAACCTAAGCCATGAAGATCTTGTGTGGGTGCTTCATTCCTTGTCATGTGCTAAATACAAGATTCTTATCAAGGAGCCAGCCACAGAGACTGTCTCCAAGACTGATGTCTTTGAAGTCAACTCCAAATTTACCTCTAGAATGAGCAGAGTAAAGATTCCTCTCTCACATGTTGATGAACGGAAGAAAGTTGTTGAATATGTTAATAACGACAGGCGCTATGCAATTGAGGCTTCTATTGTCAGGATCATGAAGGGCAAGAAAGTATTGGGACATGAACAACTTGTTTCTGAGTGTGTCAAGCAACTTAGTGGGATGTTCAAGCCTGATGTTAAAGCGATTAAAACACGCATAGAGGAATTAATAGCGAGAGATTATTTGGAGAGGGACAAGATGAATCCTAACATGTTTAGGTACTTGGCTTAG
- the LOC125576563 gene encoding pentatricopeptide repeat-containing protein At5g39680-like: MSVLPILERRVVKLNKLTSLLPKPIEALPRVDHLCAHLKVCAKSSYLRTGESIHAHLIIRNQSSRAEHAWQITSLINLYMKCGKTVRAHKLFDSMPERSVVSWCSLMKGYQDSGFDFEVLKLFKSMVFSGESQPNEFVATIVFKSCSNSGRIEEGKQCHGCFLKHGLMSHEYVRNTLLYMYASCSGTREAIKILDDLPCCDLLAFNSALSGYLEHGALEEGLDVLRRMAEEDLVWDEFTCMSSLKLCSSLRDLELARQVHSRMVRLGFDCHDDVSGALINMYGKCGNPLYAQRVYNGTKTLNIVLNTSIMDAYFQNKSYEEALNLFAKMETKEVPPNEFTFAVLLNSTAELSLLRQGDLLHGLVVKSGFRNHVMVGNALVNMYAKSGSIEDAWKAFSGMAFRDIVTWNTMICGFSHHGLGMEALEAFEEMMSAGEFPNRITFIGVLQACSHMGFVEQGHYYFNHLMKQFGVEPDLQHYTCVVGLLSKAGLFEDAEYFMRTAPIGWDVVAWRALLNACYVRRNYSLGKKVAEYAIEMHPNDSGIYILLSNIHAKSKEWDGVARVRSLMKERRVKKEPGVSWIGIRNKTHVFLSEDNQHAEIVLIYEKVKEVLAKIRPLGYAPDVAGAYHDVDEEQRENNLSYHSEKLAVAYGLMKTPDKSPLYVTKNVRICDDCHSAIKLISRLSDRLIVVRDSNRFHHFQDGHCSCCDYW, translated from the coding sequence ATGTCCGTCTTGCCTATACTCGAACGAAGAGTGGTAAAGCTGAACAAGCTTACGTCTTTATTACCCAAACCAATAGAAGCTCTTCCACGGGTTGATCACCTTTGTGCTCACTTAAAAGTCTGTGCCAAATCAAGTTATCTGAGGACTGGTGAATCGATTCACGCTCATTTGATCATAAGGAACCAATCGTCTCGAGCTGAGCACGCATGGCAAATCACATCTCTGATCAATCTCTACATGAAATGCGGGAAGACAGTTCGTGCACACAAGCTGTTCGATTCAATGCCTGAGAGAAGTGTGGTTTCTTGGTGTTCGTTGATGAAAGGTTATCAAGATTCTGGGTTTGATTTCGAGGTTTTGAAGCTTTTCAAAAGTATGGTTTTTTCTGGCGAATCGCAGCCTAATGAGTTTGTAGCCACCATAGTTTTTAAATCTTGTTCGAACTCTGGGAGAATCGAAGAAGGTAAGCAGTGTCATGGATGTTTTCTTAAACATGGTTTGATGTCACATGAGTATGTACGGAACACTCTTCTCTACATGTACGCGTCATGTTCTGGAACGAGAGAGGCTATCAAGATTTTGGATGATCTTCCGTGTTGTGATCTTCTTGCTTTTAACTCGGCTCTTAGTGGGTATTTGGAGCATGGTGCTTTAGAAGAAGGGCTTGATGTTTTGAGAAGGATGGCTGAGGAAGATTTGGTGTGGGACGAGTTCACGTGCATGTCTTCTTTAAAGCTTTGCTCCAGTCTCAGAGATTTGGAGTTGGCTCGGCAGGTTCATAGCCGAATGGTAAGGCTTGGTTTCGACTGTCATGATGATGTTAGTGGTGCACTCATTAACATGTATGGTAAATGTGGTAACCCTTTATATGCTCAGAGAGTTTACAATGGTACGAAAACTCTAAACATCGTCTTGAACACATCGATCATGGATGCTTACTTCCAGAACAAGTCTTATGAGGAGGCTCTGAATCTGTTTGCAAAGATGGAAACCAAAGAGGTTCCACCTAACGAGTTCACCTTTGCTGTTTTGTTAAACTCGACCGCTGAGCTCTCTCTTCTAAGACAAGGAGATCTTCTACACGGTCTTGTCGTGAAATCTGGTTTTAGGAACCATGTAATGGTTGGCAATGCGTTAGTTAACATGTACGCCAAAAGCGGCAGCATCGAGGATGCGTGGAAAGCGTTCTCAGGCATGGCTTTTAGAGACATAGTTACTTGGAACACAATGATATGTGGCTTCTCACATCATGGACTGGGGATGGAAGCGCTTGAAGCCTTTGAGGAAATGATGTCTGCGGGAGAGTTCCCTAACCGCATAACTTTCATCGGCGTGTTGCAAGCTTGTAGCCATATGGGTTTCGTGGAGCAAGGTCATTACTACTTTAACCATTTGATGAAGCAGTTTGGTGTTGAGCCTGATCTACAGCATTATACATGCGTTGTTGGACTCTTGAGCAAGGCTGGCTTGTTCGAAGACGCTGAGTATTTCATGAGAACAGCTCCTATAGGATGGGATGTTGTTGCATGGAGAGCGTTGCTAAACGCTTGCTACGTTCGCAGGAACTACAGTTTAGGAAAGAAGGTGGCGGAATACGCCATTGAGATGCATCCGAACGATTCAGGGATCTATATATTGTTGTCCAATATCCATGCCAAGTCCAAGGAATGGGACGGTGTGGCTAGAGTGCGTTCTTTGATGAAGGAGAGGCGTGTTAAGAAGGAGCCAGGAGTAAGCTGGATAGGTATACGAAACAAAACCCATGTGTTTCTTTCAGAGGATAATCAACACGCCGAGATTGTGCTGATTTACGAAAAGGTGAAGGAAGTTTTGGCAAAGATCAGGCCGTTAGGGTATGCGCCTGATGTTGCTGGAGCTTACCATGATGTAGACGAAGAGCAGAGAGAGAACAACCTCTCTTATCATAGCGAGAAGCTAGCTGTGGCTTACGGTCTGATGAAAACGCCTGACAAGTCACCGTTGTACGTGACTAAAAACGTGAGGATATGTGATGATTGTCACTCTGCAATCAAGCTTATCTCAAGGCTCTCTGACCGGTTAATAGTTGTCAGGGATTCCAACCGGTTCCATCATTTTCAAGACGGTCACTGTTCTTGTTGTGATTACTGGTGA
- the LOC106356654 gene encoding putative NAC domain-containing protein 94 has protein sequence MDDEESNNVERFDDVVLPGFRFHPTDEELVSFYLKRKVLHRSLPFELIKKVDIYKYDPWDLPKLAAMGEKEWYFYCPRDRKYRNSTRPNRVTGGGFWKATGTDRPIYSLDSTRCIGLKKSLVFYRGRAAKGSKTDWMMHEFRLPSLSDSHRSSSYPSYNNKKQHHNINNKEIPSSDAWAICRIFKKTNSVSSQRSVPQSWLHPAIPETSQYNSVPQTTTLFASTDVFSNIPTRQNLISSPVDEPASFTESAAAYFASQMLGVPYNIARNNGTGDAMFLRNSETENVLFPSNNEDNYFHNLAGGLTHELPNVRSMVETGFETTASEMSATYSPPNT, from the exons ATGGATGATGAAGAAAGCAACAACGTAGAAAGATTCGATGACGTCGTTTTGCCAGGGTTTAGGTTTCATCCCACAGACGAAGAACTCGTAAGTTTCTACCTGAAACGGAAGGTTCTACACAGATCTCTTCCCTTTGAACTCATCAAAAAAGTCGATATCTATAAATACGATCCGTGGGACCTCCCAA AGCTTGCAGCGATGGGGGAGAAAGAGTGGTACTTTTACTGTCCAAGAGACAGGAAATATCGAAACAGCACGAGGCCTAACCGTGTAACTGGAGGTGGATTCTGGAAAGCAACCGGAACAGACCGGCCTATATACTCATTGGACTCCACTCGATGCATTGGTTTGAAGAAGTCGCTTGTGTTCTACCGTGGTCGAGCTGCTAAAGGATCCAAAACCGATTGGATGATGCACGAATTTCGCCTCCCTTCTCTCTCTGACTCTCATCGCTCATCGTCGTATCCCAGTTACAATAACAAGAAGCAACACCATAACATCAACAATAAAGAGATTCCTTCAAGC gATGCTTGGGCTATTTGCAGAATATTTAAGAAGACGAACTCAGTATCATCACAAAGATCAGTCCCACAATCATGGCTTCATCCGGCAATACCTGAAACCAGCCAATACAACTCAGTGCCACAAACCACAACTCTTTTTGCTTCAACAGACGTTTTCAGCAACATACCAACAAGACAAAACCTTATCTCTTCTCCAGTAGACGAACCCGCAAGCTTCACAGAGTCGGCTGCTGCTTATTTTGCTTCTCAGATGCTCGGAGTTCCGTACAACATAGCTAGAAACAACGGAACAGGGGATGCTATGTTTCTGAGAAACAGTGAAACAGAGAATGTTCTGTTTCCTAGCAACAATGAGGATAACTACTTTCACAACTTGGCCGGAGGATTGACTCACGAGCTTCCGAATGTAAGATCAATGGTCGAGACTGGTTTTGAGACGACCGCTAGTGAGATGTCGGCGACGTATTCCCCTCCTAACACTTAA
- the LOC106356653 gene encoding AIG2-like protein A — MSSSGTQLHNVFVYGSFQEPDVTYVMLERTPESISATLPGFTRKRLKGCLYPCIVPSEEGEVHGKVIMGLTDEELRNLDAVEGNEFERVTVGVVREDNSEKMPVKTYIWINKNDPDLDGEWDFEEWKRLHKKKFIETFKEIMEWMKDPQGKGRDTFSHALREDQVNQSS, encoded by the exons aTGAGTAGCTCCGGTACGCAGCTTCACAATGTTTTTGTCTACGGTAGCTTTCAGGAGCCTGACGTCACTTATGTCATGCTTGAACGTACTCCTGAAAGTATCTCTGCCACACTCCCTGGCTT TACGAGGAAGAGGCTTAAAGGATGTTTGTATCCATGTATTGTGCCGTCTGAGGAAGGAGAAGTCCATGGAAAG GTAATAATGGGGTTAACGGATGAAGAACTTAGGAACTTAGATGCAGTTGAGGGTAATGAATTTGAGAGAGTGACAGTTGGTGTTGTACGAGAG GACAACTCGGAGAAGATGCCtgtcaaaacatatatatggaTCAATAAGAATGATCCTGATCTTGATGGAGAATGGGATTTCGAG GAATGGAAAAGACTACACAAGAAGAAATTCATAGAGACTTTCAAAGAAATCATGGAATGGATGAAGGATCCTCAGGGAAAGGGACGGGATACATTCAGCCATGCCCTCCGCGAAGATCAAGTGAATCAATCGTCTTGA